The sequence ctgtggtgtgcgggttttttcttcttcagttgtggcatgcgggctccagggcacgtgggcactgtagttgtggcgtgggttccagagcgcgtggactctgtagtttgcggcatgtgggctctagttgaggcgcgtgagctcagtagttgtggcatgtgggcttagttgctctgtgccgtgtgggatcttcattccctgaccagggatggaacccgcatcccctccattgtaaggcggattcctaaccactgcaccaccagggaagtccctggaatggCCTCTTATATTAGCTACAACTGGCCCTGGAACTGACCCTCTGGTGTAAAAGCAGGTCATGTTCTTGCAGCTGAAACCCAAACTGAATTCCAAAAACCAGAATCGAGCCAAAGGAAAGCCACTTGGCCAGTCTCCGTCCTCTGGCTGGCTCAGACAGGCCCCTTCCGAATGAGCTAACTCTGGACTGTACTTCATGTTTTTTGACATTTGGGTACAGAATGACTCTTAGCCTGTTCTGTAAGCCTCATAGCCTCGTCCCTGCCCTTTGGCCACTGTAGCTGCCATCAGGTTCAAACTGCTCTCTTAAACATCCATTCACTGCAGCATTTGCCGAATACATTTTGATGGATCCCAGCCCAGAGTATGCACCTCTGTTCAGTGTGATGCAAGAGAAGATCTACATAAGTAAGATAGTAGTTGAGTTCCTGCAGAACAACCCTGACTCAACATACGAAGACCTGATCAATAAGATCGAGGTAAGAGGTTTAGGTTATTCACAATATGGGATTCACACCTATTTATATGAGATGTGCTAGAAAACATGTTCAGAGTCAGCAGAAATTGTTTGTTTGATTTAGATTAGTTTCGCTTAAGCCTAAGGGaaacctctgatttttttttttttttttttccctaaaagacCACTGTTCCTCCTTCTATGCTCAACCTGAATCGATTCACAGAGGATTCTCTCCTTCGACACGCCCAGTTTGTGGTGGAACAAGTAGAGAGTTATGATCGGGCTGGGGACAGTGACGAGCAGCCCATCTTCCTGACCCCCTGCATGAGAGACCTGATCAAGTTGGCCGGGGTCACCTTGGGAAAAAGGTAAGGATGCAGCAGGAATGAGACTGAAGACGTGAGACAGAAGGCAGAGCATCCTGTGCGCTCTTCCCAGCCCGCTAACACCATGGAAACTCTCTCCCAGGCGAGCTGAAAGGCGGCAGACCATCCGGCATCCTGCCAAGGAGAAGGACAGAGGCCCCACCAAAGCCACCACTACGAAGCTGGTCTACCAGATCTTTGACACTTTCTTTGCGGAGCAAATTGAAAAGGATGACAAAGAAGACAAGGAGAACGCCTTTAAACGCCGGCGGTGTGGCGTCTGTGAGGTAACCTTGCCTGCTCCCCTTGTAATCTCTGAGGAactcacttctttctctttctggcttgagATGCTCACTCCTCAAATGTGACCCCTAAAACAGAAGCTAGAAGAAAGAGTTAGTGATCTGGGGGGACTTGCATGTCTTCTGGGACAGCTGTCAAAAGAGGCATGCTCGGGCACTTTGCTGTCAGCGCCACTGTTGTTGCAGAGGAGCCTGGCCTTCTGGGTGCCTTTGCTCTGGCTGTGTCCCATTGTGTCCTCAGGCCCTGGTGTAAGGGCAGAGGGAGTGACTACCCCACAGAGGCGCTGCTTCCTCCAAGTAGGGACATCCACCCAGGAGCCTGCCTTGTCTCATGGCATCAGTTCCCTGGGAAAGTGGGGACTTTGTCCAGCTTAGCTTTGAGGCCTGAAAAGACCTCtcttactgaattttttaatatatatttacttcaCTCTAGAGGAATTAATCCCCCTAATTCTCTGACCCAGGGATCGGGTCTGTTGGGTAGGCCataaagttcatttgggtttttccatccAATCTttcggaaaaacccgaacgaactttttggccaacccagtattttgGTATCTGTTTGACTTAATTTGGATGAAAACTTAAACACAAAAATACAGCAGCTGCCTTCAGAACTGCCCTGCATTCACACTGGCCACTGACTTCAGAGTGTCTCCTTTGTCTTCAGGGGCTGCCCTTAAATAGGGATTTGCATGTCCTCGCCGTTCTTGTTGtggttttactttatttcatctaGTGCATATGTAtccaagctttaaaaaaaattttaaggaaagtaTACGTAAACTGGAATCTTTCACAGCTgttatgtgtgtttgtttctttttcaaattgtattCATGCATATTTTTAGTTGAATTCTCACAGTACCCCGGTAGGTGAGTCAGATATCTCCCAGAGACAGCGTTAACATGACATATTCAAAGACGTCCAGAAGCCAGGAGTAGAAGTGAGCTGGAACACTCCTTACCGTGGTGCCCCCAATTCCGTGACTAATCTGTGTCTGACACGTGACCTTCTGTATGTCCGCGGGAGCTGTTTGGAGGTCACACTAGTTAACACTTTAACTTTtccataatatttcattgtgacTCTTCCAGCTTATCCCTCAGGGATGGACAACTTGATATTCTAACGAGGCTTCCTGTGACTCTTCTCTActtagaagcagaattgctggggtGTAGGTCATGTACTTAACTCTGATCTAGAACAGTGTTCTCCAGAGTGGGGTTACCAAATTATCCTTTGAGCAGTGCGTGTTCTCGTTTCCCCACACCTGTCCCAGCACCATGTGTCAGGCTTAACCTATGCAAACCTCGTATCTTGTTCCTAACTCTTACTTCCCTTCTAATGAGGTtaaatttacagtttttaaattcaCCAAAAACTGGTTACCAGCTATTAATAATGACTGTTTGATTACTTTTTCAATGTGTTTTAGATTTGTCAACAGCCTGAGTGTGGAAAGTGTAAAGCCTGTAAGGATATGGTTAAATTTGGTGGCAGCGGAAGGAGCAAACAGGCTTGCCAAAAGAGGAGGTAGGTTTGGCCAACGCTTGTTCTTGAAATGGAGGAAAATGCCAGCTGATGGCAAATAGGCTTTGTGTGGGACAGCTGGGTTGACAGGTACAGGGCAGGCAGGGTCCCTTTGTCTAGCACTGTCACCAGGCCTGTCCCCGATTTCTAAGTAAAACACCTTCagttggttttacttttttttctttttttattgcctgCACcgagaggcttgtgggatcttagttccccgaccagggattgaacccgggccccagcagtgagagcacagagtcctaaccagtggttTTACTTTTAAAGAGGACCTTGCTTATAATAACTGACTTTGTAGGTGTCCCAACATGGCCATGAAGGAGGCAGATGATGATGAAGAAGTGGATGACAATATTCCAGAGATGCCATCACCCAAAAAGATGCatcaggggaagaaaaagaagcagaacaAGGATCGGATCTTTTGGGTTGGAGAAGCTGTCAAGGTAATCCACGAGCAGGCTCTCAGTCATTTTAGCGCTGCCCTTCTGAGAAGCCGGTTGTCTCGTATCTCGCTGCCAGACGTCTTAAGCAGCCTGAGCCCTGCAGCTGAGAAACCTGCCCGTTTGTCCCTGCCCATTTGTCCTGTTAGCGGAGCAGAGCTGACTGAGAGGCCGAGGCCTGTGGTCAAGCACCTGAAATGCATTTTTTTGCTTGTACGCCCAAGGACTCAGTTTTCCTCACACTCCAAAATGggctttttaaaactatatatatttatttatttaatttatttatttttggctgcgttgggtcttcatttctgtgcgtgggctttgtctagttgcggcgagggggggctactcttcgttgtggtacacaggcttctcattgtggtggcttctctttgttgcggagcacgggctataggcgcatgggctccagtagttgtggcacgcaggctcagtagtcgtggctctcgggctctagagcacagactcagtagtcgtggtgcacgggcctagttgctccacggcatgtgggatcttcctggaccagcgctcgaacccatgtcccttgcgttggcaggaggattcttaaccaccacgccaccagggaagtccccaaaatggGCATTTGATACAGTTCTTGGGGTGTCAGGCTGGTTCCCCTTCCAAGCTTGTTTTGAAGAGAGCCTTCACAGTCCTCTCTGGCCTAGGAGTAGGTGTTTGGGGGCACTAGCAGACCGTCTCCCGGGGGTTCTGTGGTTACCTGCCTGTCTAAGGGTCAAATCCTTTACCAAAACTGGAGAGTGAATGTCATCTCAGTGTTGTTCTCTCGATGTCCATAAGGCAAAGATGGTCAGTTTCCTCAACAAGCATGAGGCCTACCCTGCTGGATGCTGCTCTAGGCCTAGGCATAACTAAGCCCCTGCCTGTGACACATGTACTGTcaggagggcagggggcaggaagGGTGCTGGGGCCACGGAGGCTTCTTGGTGGGGCAACATCTGAGCTGAAACCAAAAGGTTGGGGAGTAGCCAGCGCATGAAGGTCTGGGGAGGAACCAGAGCacaggccctgaggtgggaccaGCTTTCCTtgtgggagagaaagaaggaggtcCGTGTGGCTAAGGGAGGTGTGAGGAGTGGGGTACGGTGCTATTACAATTGAATGCTAGAATCCCATTTGCTGCTGACACAAGAGGGCAGAGGTGGTGATAGAGGGATGTGAGCGGCCTTTGCTGCAGGCTTCCAGCCAAAGAAGTTGGGTGTTCTCTATAGTAGCCAGGCTGGTAGAGCTCACGGCTTCTTGGAGAAATTGTTATGAGTGATAATTTCCTATAAAGTAACAGGAACTCGCAGGTCAAGCCTAGCACGGACCTTCAAACCCATCCTCACCTGAAATTAAGCTCTTGTTTTCAGACCGATGGGAAGAAGAGTTACTATAAGAAGGTATGCATCGACTCGGAAACCCTGGAAGTGGGGGACTGTGTTTCTGTTATTCCAGATGATTCTTCAAAACCACTGTATTTAGCAAGGTTTGTGTCCTTCCCTCTGCTTGACTTCAGCCCACACTTTCTGTTGAGTAAGTAGGAGGTTCCTATTTTGTAAGAATAGCAGCAGCTCTTTGCCCTATACTAAAACCAAAAAATACATGTCCCCCAAGGAGACTCGGTCCAGATCTGCCGGTCAAGTTAGAACTTCCTTCCCGCCCCCTCTTCCGGCTCCAGGGTCACGGCGCTGTGGGAGGACAGCAGCAACGGGCAGATGTTTCATGCCCACTGGTTCTGTGCTGGGACGGACACAGTCCTCGGGGCCACGTCGGACCCCCTGGAGCTGTTCCTGGTAGACGAATGTGAGGACATGCAGCTTTCATACATTCACAGCAAAGTGCAGGTCGTCTATAAAGCCCCGTCGGAAAACTGGGCCTTGGAGGTGAGTGCCTGGCGCCCCTCGTGTGCCCCTCCTCAATGCGTGGGGTCATCATGGCTGACGGCAGTCTTGTCCCTAGGGAGGCGTGGACCCTGAGGCCCTGATGTCGGAGGGTGACGGAAAGACCTATTTCTACCAGCTTTGGTATGACCAAGACTACGCAAGATTTGAGTCCCCTCCAAAAACTCAGCCAGTGGAGGACAACAAGTACAAGTGAGTGCCGCGACTGCGCTCCTGGGCCGCTCTGGTGGTGCTCGTGGACGCCATGCGTCTGCATGAAGCCCTCGAGCTTTTCCCGTGCTTCTCTCTGCTGGGTTTGCTTTCCCCACGTCTTCTGATCGTCTTCCTCACCAACCAAAGAGCAGCCTGACTGGGTTGCAGTGGCTGTAAGTGTGTGGACAGCCCGGTGGGGAGAAGCTGTCCCATCCAGGGACAGGATGTGTCTTTCTGGGTTCCTCAGTGTCTGTACCACAGATCTTGTGTCTTTTCTCGTAAGTGAGATCTTTGATTCCATTTTATTGGAACTGGTGGGGGAATGCTTTTAGGGAAGCTTTTGCTTCTTATAAAGTGTTCAGTGCCCCACGTCTTCCTTTCTAACCTTGGTACCTCACTTGTTTTAACTAAAAGTGGCAGCCGGCACCTCCAGAGCGAGTGGTGTGTGACAGTAAGGCTGACAGGGCTGAGGCTAGGAGGGCTCGCTGCGATGCCTCTGGTGTTTCTCCAGTCAACCTGGAGCTGCCTTTTGGCTTGATCTGTTTTTAAGGCAATCTCTAATTCTCCTTTTAAGGGTTTATTAATCAGAAATAATGTTGCATTTTACCAAATACCTCTTCAGCCTTTAGAGGTAATAGCGTTTTGAGTTCCTGTCTTTACCACTGTCTGCATTATCGCTCGTGGTGGATTCTTGACCATATTCTAGACTGTTTGTTAATGTCTTAGGATCGACTACTCAAAAGTGGGGTTGGCTTGTCATTTTCCTATTgtgtgtatctctgggctttggtcCCAAATAAGTGCTTTCAAAGTGTGAACATAAAAGTGCAGGAAAGCCAGTTCCTCCTAACATCTGTAAATCCTTCCTCTTGGTCACCAGAGTCTGGATTAAGCCAGTGGCAGCTGCTTGTAGTCACTACCAGTCACTTAAGGGCCTTTGGTTTCTGTCCTTCACTCCTTCAGGTTCTGTGCAAGCTGTGCACGTCTGGCTGAAATGAGGCAGAAGGAAATTCCCAGGGTCATGGAGCAGCTCGAGGACCTGGATGGCCGGGTCCTCTACAGCTTAGCCACCAAGAACGGCATCCAGTATCGAGTGGGCGATGGCGTGTACCTCCCCCCCGAGGCCTTCACCTTCAAGTGAGTGCCCCTGGCTGCAGTCAGGGCCAGGAGCTCTGGGTCAGTACAGAGCTGGCTCCACAATGTCCCCCACCCCGCAGCCCAGTACCTGCTGCTGCCGAGCTGTCACAGTGTCATCTGCGGTGAGCAGACGTTATCCAGCCTTCCAGTGCAGAGCGACTATAATTCTGTGGCAGTGAAGCTGTctgtgaaagaagtcagacagagagccCGCTGGCTAAGGGAGAGCTTTAGGGTCAGTGGTGGGTTCCTGCCCAGCTGGTCATGGCAGAGAGCCCCTCCCAGTTCCCATCTATCAAGTGGGGAGAGGAGTGCCTTGCCTGCCAGGCCCCTAAGGAATAAGTGAGTTAAAAGAAAGTTGCTTATTAGCACAGCGCCTGGCCTAAAGTAAAGGCTGACTGTGAGTTGCTTGTTGGTAAATGGGAATTGCACCAAAAGacttgcgggacttccctggtggcgcactgattaagaatccacctgccaatataggggacacgggtttgatccctggtccgggaagatcccacatgctgcggagcaaccaagcccgcacgccacaactactgagcctgtgctccgcaacaagagaagccaccacaatgagaagcccgcgcaccgcagcgaagagtagcccccgctcgccacaactagagaaagcccacacagcaacgaagacccaacacagccaaaaataaataaaatttaaaaaaaagacttccacATCAGAGGATTGACGCTCTTCAGGGAAAAATCAAAGCCACAGATATTGTCCACACTTGATCCATTCCTTGTTCGTTCTAAGAACTAGTGCGTGGTTGGATTTACAACCACCATTTTCTGAGCTTAGTCAGCTCAGTTTCCCGACTTGCAATTCCATTTTCCTCGAGTCCTAATTGGAGCCCAGTCCCCAACCTCCATTCAGTCACCGTACATTACAAAACATCGGTCCTTCCAGGCCCGCACAGTGAGTGTGCATCACGCCCTTTAGCTCCAGTTTTTGGCCTCGAAGGGGAGGACTCCCTGTAGTGCTGTCTACCAGATGCTCCTGGCACAGCTGAAGTGAGAGCACAGGTGTTCAGAGACACCTCTGGAGCCCGTCAGACTTCAGGGGGTCTGATGGGAAAGCACAGCAGCTGCCTCCCTGAGCTGCAGTCTTCAGAGTTTGCAGCCCTGCGGTCTTGGCAGCCTGGCATCTCATTTGCTGGCCTGAGTTAGCCAGTACGCGGTCAGGCCAAATTCGGCTTGCCCAGACCACGAGTCTTCTCCCCATGCCTCTCCCGCATTGCCTCTGGGTCGATGCCTCAGTCAGAGTGTAGGCTATGCCGTGGTAACAACTCTAAAATCACAGAAGTTTACTTCTTGCCTGTACTGTGTGGCCATTGTGGTTCAGGGGACTCGGACTGTTGTGTCACTCAGGGCCCTGGGCTGACGGAGCCCTGCCTTCTCAGGAGTCGGCAGTCAGAGGCGAGGGGAAGCACGCTGGAGGCTCTCCTGGCGCTCAGAGCTCCCGCTCCAAGTGCTTGTGCGTCCCTGCTGCGCACACCTGTAGAGCTGAACGAGCCACACGCCTGCCCTGAGGCTGGGAGCGGGGAGAACCTGAACAGCCTTATCAACTATCCCCAGAGCACAGATGGAGAGTACCCATTTTAAAGTGTGGGTGAGATTTAGTCTCTAAATCTGGTCTAAGGGTACGTAGCTGCATTAGTTTAAAGTGTTTGAATTTAAGTGGTTATCGTCACTGATCAGTCATGCTGAGACTGCTTTTTAAGGCTTCATGTTCAGTCACTCATAACAGTTGCTTCTCTGCAGCATTAAGCTGTCCAGTCCTGTGAAACGCCCACGGAAGGAGCCTGTGGATGAAGCTCTGTATCCAGAACACTACCGGAAATACTCTGACTACATCAAAGGCAGCAACCTAGATGCCCCTGAGCCGTACCGTATTGGCCGCATCAAAGAGATCTTCTGCAGCAAGAAGAGCAACGGCAGGCCCAACGAGACGGATATCAAGATCAGAGTCAACAAGTTTTACAGGTCGGTGAAGCCTTTGCCCTTCGGGGGGCTCTGCCTGAGGCGGGGTGGTAACCGCACACACACAGTGGTGGTCTAAGAGTTGGGTGGAGGTATCTGTTCTTCCAAGTGTTTCTGATTACCTGGAGGGTACCGAGGATGACTACAGCTACATATCACAGCCCTCGCTTTCTCTCTTAAAGCTGCACAGCTTTGTCCAAAAGAAATCTGTGAGCAGAAGTCCAGAGTGTGACAAAGATAGGCGTGGAATGTCCTGGGCTTTGCCTGAGGCGCCCTCAGAACCCTGAGTTCTGTCCGCGTGTCCTGTCTCTGAACACTGTCCGTGTTCCgcccccctccccattccccatCCCCCTGTTCTTCTCTTCCCTGCTCTGGGGTTTCTCTCTGTCCAATGTCTTGGCTTCACTCAGTCTTTTTCTGGGATCCTAATAATGGTTAGGAGATAACCTGAAACTAATCCATACAGATAGGTCTAAAGTTGCTCCATGTCTTAGCTAATGTACGTGGAAGAGTTTTTGAGGTCTTTGCAATAATCAGTTGAGTAATGAGAAAGAACAAGGAATCTGGCTGTTATAGGCGAATGAAGGCAGCTCTAGACATGCTTTCTAACAGGAGACCAGCAGCTGGTCTTAACACAGGACAAGTTTTTTTGGGCTACACTGGGGGCataaagagcaagcaaaccatTAGTTGAGTTCATGGCAAGGAACCCCACTTAGTCTGTGGTTAGTGCCAACTCAGGGGGTCAGTAATCAAGGTGACTTGCTGGGGATGGGGAATGGTCTTTACCCACCGATCATCTGAGCATTGTCAGGAATGTGCCGTTTAATTGCCTGTCAGCTCGAGGCAAAAGAACTAACAAAGACCCTGGCACTCGCAGGCCGGAGAACACGCACAAGTCCACCCCGGCGAGTTACCACGCAGACATCAACCTGCTTTATTGGAGCGACGAGGAGGCTGTGGTGGACTTCAAGGCCGTGCAGGGCCGCTGCACCGTGGAGTACGGGGAGGACCTGCCTGAGTGCCTCCAGGACTTCTCCGCTGGTGGCCCCGACCGCTTCTACTTCCTTGAGGTGGGGCCCTGGGCTTACTGGAGGGAGGGCCTTGGGGTCAGACACAGCCCCCGAGAAAGCAGTTTATCCAGAGTACAAATCTGTGACATTCAAGTTGTTCTGGAATTTGACACTTTgggcttaaaacaaaacagaatgtcACATTTGAGTGTCCTAAGGCAATAGCAATTTTTGAAGACTGTTAAGTGGCCTCTGCTGGCCTGGCCAGTGCCTGTGAGTTAGGGGAAAGTTCCTCTAGCCCTGGGagatgcagccctgcccccagTGCCTTCAGCCAGGGTTCCGTGTCCAGGCCGGGGCCATACAGCCGAGCCTGTGCCTGGTTATTGAGAGTAGAGCCAGCAGTTTGTTGATTAAGCTAATCACTCTTAAATTGTTTGAGCATGGCTTTTCTGTGATAGGCATGTATCGTTCTAAGATAACCCATGTTTCCCCCAGGTTCCAGTGTGTACAGTCTAACTGTAACACTTGCCTGTTTTTAGAATGAGTAGTCCAGGTACTTGAAATAGCAAGAATTTCGGCcatataaaatgtgtgtgttaGTAGAATTTTCCTCTCATCTCTAATGTAATAAAACTCAAAGCACTTTTTGCTTATGGCCATGTTTAGGGAGAAATTAAGTAGATCTTATCAAATTAACTTAAATCGTATTTGTTAGAGAGGGGACTGGTGTTTCTCTTCCAGACTGTTGTGGTTCTTTCCTTCTCAGGCCTATAATGCCAAgagcaaaagctttgaagatCCTCCAAACCATGCCCGTAGCCCTGGaaataaagggaaagggaagggaaaaggtaTGTCGTTACTCCACGGGCTTCTTTTCAAGTCCGTCTCCCATAACTCGATTCTCGTGAATCAGTCAGTATAAAAGAGCAGCCTCTGACGTTACCTCGCTCTGCTGCCGTCAACTCAAAACGAGGCCGTCTCTGAATCACCAGGGTGTTTGAAGAGAGCACGCTAGGGCCCTGATCTGACTTGGGGCCTGTCTCCCACAGGGAAAAGCAGGACAAAGTCGCAAAGCTCTGAGCCGAGCGAGCAGGAGACGGAAATCAAGCTGCCGAAGCTGCGGACCCTGGATGTGTTTTCTGGCTGTGGGGGTTTGTCGGAAGGGTTCCACCAAGCAGGTAGGCTCTGGGTTTCTCTCCGCACAGCTGCAAAAACCGGACCGGGCGTGTTCTGCCTGGAAGACCTTCCTGGCTCTGGTCACAGTTCTGACTAAAGAGTCTCATATGCTACAGGGTTCGCAGCTCATCTTTGTCCTTGTGTCCCCCAGGCATTTCAGAAACGCTGTGGGCCATCGAGATGTGGGACCCCGCGGCCCAGGCGTTCCGGCTGAACAATTCCGGGTCCACGGTATTCACAGAGGACTGCAACGTCCTGCTGAAGCTGGTCATGGCCGGGGAGGTGACCAACTCCCGCGGCCAGAAGCTGCCGCAGAAGGGAGACGTGGAGATGCTGTGTGGCGGGCCTCCTTGCCAAGGCTTTAGCGGCATGAACCGCTTCAACTCTCGAACGTACTCTAAGTTCAAGAACTCCCTGGTGGTCTCCTTCCTCAGGTAAACAGGCTAGAATTCCCTCTGCGTTCGGTGCTGCCCCAGGGTGACTAGACGGCTGGTCCCGGGGCTGCGCCGCAGGAGTGCCAGGGCCGAGCAGTAACTGCTTTAGCCTTCGCACCTGCTGAAGGCGGAGTGCTGAGTGAGACGCCGGTCTTTGCCTTCAGGAAGTTCACGGCTGCCCCTCCGCTAGGGAGAGACCTTGAGAGTTGGCAGGTGCGTCTTGACAAACGTCAAGCATTTGGGAGTGGCTTCTGGCAGAGTAGGTCTCCTCCTCTCTCGTCTCTCCCGCCTCCACAGCTACTGCGACTACTACCGGCCCAGGTACTTCCTCCTGGAGAATGTCAGGAACTTCGTCTCCTTCAAGCGCTCCATGGTCCTGAAGCTCACGCTCCGCTGCCTGGTCCGCATGGGCTACCAGTGCACCTTCGGCGTGTTGCAGGTGGGCCCCCCGGGCAGGGGCAGAGCGGGCAGACGTGTGTGGCCGGAGAAAGGGCTGAGCAGTCCCTGGACAGCGGCAAGCTGTCTCAAAGGGAAAGTAGATCTGAGAGGGGCCACAGTGTGGTGACGTGCAGCGCGGGCGAGGGCTGGGGAGGCGGCTGCCGGGCCCCTCCCATCCAGCTTCCGTAGTGTCTCGGCCTCACTGACCAACCTTGTTGGCAGCCGTGTTCTTTCCCTTGTGACCGTGGGCTGCCAGGCAGGTGGCATGGCTCCTGGTGTCTCCTCTGGCCGCTCTTCTCCCCAagtgctccttcatgtgctgtttAAAGAGCTGGCTGGGATCGCCAGCAGGGTTCACTCCCATCTTCTCCAGGGGCTACCGACCACCTCCTGGGATCTTTCGTCCTCTTCTCCGGTCCCACCTCCTGTTAGGCATGAGCCCGTGGGTTAACTAGGGGCTCTCTGGGTGAGCTCCACACCAGCCAGACGCCCCAGAAAGTCAGGTGCTGCGGACCCCAGCCCTTCGCCCAGCTGCTCGGAGGTGCCCACTGACCATGTGTGTGTCTGGCCCTCTCCCACGCAGGCTGGTCAGTACGGCGTGGCCCAGACGCGGAGGCGGGCCATCATCCTGGCCGCGGCCCCCGGAGAGCAGCTCCCTCTGTTCCCGGAGCCGCTGCACGTGTTTGCGCCCCGGGCCTGCCAGCTGAGTGTCGTAGTCGACGACAAGAAGTTTGTCAGCAACATCACCAGGTAGGAGCACCCCCGGCCAGCCCGCTGTCCTGGCGCTTGTGAGCCTTCCCCGGCGAGGCCTGGTGCGGGTGGACCTCTGTGAAGAGGCCCGAGCCGAGGAGACAGTGTTAGCGAGGGCAGACAGCGCCGCGTCCGGCCTGCCCTGCGAGCGCTCTGCCACCTCTGCTCTCGTTCTGACCCCGAGCGCCCTGTGTCCGGGGCAGTGGCCAGAAGCCTGGCCGCAGTCACGGGCAGAGCCCACGCTATAGCCTGTCCCCTTTTCCGATGGGGTCTGAGAAGAATGCTGCCCCTGTGACCTCGGGCGGCCCTTTGACCCCGAGCGGTCCTTTGACCCCGAGCCGGGTTGCCTTCTCTGGAGAAGACGGTGCCAGCAGTCGGGGGATGGCAATTGTGACTCACACACATGATAGCTGTGTGTGTCCCCAGAGGTGCCACAGTCTGTGCTCTGTTGCAGGTTGAGCTCGGGTCCGTTCCGAACCATCACCGTGCGGGACACGATGTCCGACCTTCCCGAGATTCGGAACGGAGCTTCGGCGCAGGAGATCTCGTACAACGGGGAGCCTCAGTCCTGGTTCCAGAGGCAGCTCCGGGGCTCGCAGTACCAGCCCATCCTCAGGGACCACATCTGTAAGGTAACGTCACCTCCATAGAGCAGGGCCTCCTCCCAGCGGCCTCCCAGGAACAGCTCTGTGGTTGGAGCCCAGCCAGGGCTTGTGGGGGAAGCGGGGTCTGGTCTCGGCCCCCTTCCAGCTCCTTCTGCTCTTGGCCCCTAACCCAAAATCCGCTACCTCAGCCGGCCCCCAGCCTCACATCTCActgcctcctgcttctccttgcaccccacccccgccccagtaCATGGTCCTGGAAAGTGTCAATCAGAGCTTATACTCTGCCTAGAATCGGGCTAGAATGGTGTGTCTGGCCATCGTCTCCTATGACTGGTCTTGTCTCTCAGCACCGCTGTTCTCTGGGTATCTCCCAAACGCACCAAACCCCAGCTCTCCCCGCCGCCGGCTCCTCCTGTCCTGCAGGGCTCAGCTCCGACGTCACCTCCTCAGTAGCCCCGCGCTTGCCCGAAGCCGTCCCTTCACCCGTTCCCCCGTCGTTCACATCCCTGCTCTGGTGTCTTCATGGCACGTGTGTAACCCCCAGGTTGTCGATTGGGGTCACTGCTTGTCTCCCACAGTGGGATACAAGCCCCTTGGGGTCCTGGTCACCGTGGTATGCCCAGTGCCCAGTACTGTGGCGCCCAGCCCACTGCATGTGGT comes from Tursiops truncatus isolate mTurTru1 chromosome 3, mTurTru1.mat.Y, whole genome shotgun sequence and encodes:
- the DNMT1 gene encoding DNA (cytosine-5)-methyltransferase 1 isoform X3 → MAASRDRCRRSGDGRGRLRLKDLERDSLTEKECVKEKLNLLHEFLQTEIKNQLCDLETKLHKEELSEEGYLAKVKSLLNKDLSLENGAHAFSREVNGCLENGSQTSGEEHRVEIAEKKKSPKPVSKLCMPRRSKSDAETKSAEVSSSPRITRQTTRQTTITSHFTRGPAKRKPEEDAEKAKSDDSVDEEEKDQEEKRRRVTSRERVAGLLPAEEPGRVRPGTHVEEEERDDKVKPGHLQEEKRLRSQTKELTPKQKSKEEPDRDARPGGAQAEMNEGEDKDEKRHRSQPKDLASKRRPEEKEPEGVKPQVSDEKDEDEKEEKRRRTTCKEPTEKKMARTKMAVVSSKTDPLKCIECGQYLDDPELRYEQHLPDAVEEIQLLTNERLSIFDANESGFESYEDFPQHKLTCFSVYCKRGHLCPIDTGLIEKDVELLFSGSAKPIYEDDPSPEGGVNGKNLGPINEWWIAGFDGGEKALLGFSTSFAEYILMDPSPEYAPLFSVMQEKIYISKIVVEFLQNNPDSTYEDLINKIETTVPPSMLNLNRFTEDSLLRHAQFVVEQVESYDRAGDSDEQPIFLTPCMRDLIKLAGVTLGKRRAERRQTIRHPAKEKDRGPTKATTTKLVYQIFDTFFAEQIEKDDKEDKENAFKRRRCGVCEICQQPECGKCKACKDMVKFGGSGRSKQACQKRRCPNMAMKEADDDEEVDDNIPEMPSPKKMHQGKKKKQNKDRIFWVGEAVKTDGKKSYYKKVCIDSETLEVGDCVSVIPDDSSKPLYLARVTALWEDSSNGQMFHAHWFCAGTDTVLGATSDPLELFLVDECEDMQLSYIHSKVQVVYKAPSENWALEGGVDPEALMSEGDGKTYFYQLWYDQDYARFESPPKTQPVEDNKYKFCASCARLAEMRQKEIPRVMEQLEDLDGRVLYSLATKNGIQYRVGDGVYLPPEAFTFNIKLSSPVKRPRKEPVDEALYPEHYRKYSDYIKGSNLDAPEPYRIGRIKEIFCSKKSNGRPNETDIKIRVNKFYRPENTHKSTPASYHADINLLYWSDEEAVVDFKAVQGRCTVEYGEDLPECLQDFSAGGPDRFYFLEAYNAKSKSFEDPPNHARSPGNKGKGKGKGKSRTKSQSSEPSEQETEIKLPKLRTLDVFSGCGGLSEGFHQAGISETLWAIEMWDPAAQAFRLNNSGSTVFTEDCNVLLKLVMAGEVTNSRGQKLPQKGDVEMLCGGPPCQGFSGMNRFNSRTYSKFKNSLVVSFLSYCDYYRPRYFLLENVRNFVSFKRSMVLKLTLRCLVRMGYQCTFGVLQAGQYGVAQTRRRAIILAAAPGEQLPLFPEPLHVFAPRACQLSVVVDDKKFVSNITRLSSGPFRTITVRDTMSDLPEIRNGASAQEISYNGEPQSWFQRQLRGSQYQPILRDHICKDMSALVAARMRHIPLAPGSDWRDLPNIEVRLSDGTLARKLRYNYHDKKNGCSSAGALRGVCSCVEGKACDPAARQFNTLIPWCLPHTGNRHNHWAGLYGRLEWDGFFSTTVTNPEPMGKQGRVLHPEQHRVVSVRECARSQGFPDTYRLFGNILDKHRQVGNAVPPPLAKAIGLEIKRCMMVRARESTSVKIKEETAKD